Below is a window of Picosynechococcus sp. PCC 7002 DNA.
AACCTGATTTTTGGAATTTGATCGTTCCAAAGAAAAAGTGAGCCAAAATTGACTCACTTTCAGGACTAATTTTTCGCTTTTAGAAGCAATATGTGTGAGGAATTAGACTTGTTTTTTTTCAGCCTTAGAAGCTAAAGGTAGTACGTACAGAACCCACAACAACAGTGTCATTATCGTCATTTTGGTTGGGGTTGAATACGACATAAGCACCGGGAGTAATGGTGATGTTGTCGTTGAGCTTGTAGCGATACTGAAGTTCAGCGAGATAGCTGCTGTCGCTGTCATCGTTGTAGTTCACTTCAATTTGACCGAAGTCGATGTTACCGCTAGTCAGCTTAGGTGTTTGACCGAAGATCAGACCAAGGACATTACCTTCGCCACCGACATCAAGTAAAGCTGCGTTGACAGCCCAGTTCCAAACATCAAAGTTACCAGTGACATTGGGATCTTCGATGTCTGCGGTAGTGTAACCAACCCAACCGCCAAGGTTGAATTTGTCACCAATTAGCCAGCTACCTTGTAAACCAAAGTTGTTAGAAGAAACAGCCAGGGAGTTAAAGGTGGGGTCGTTAGCAATGACGCTGCCAGTGCTACCACTCAAGTTAACATCGCCCGCTTTTTGGTAGCGGTTGGCATAGAAGGCAGAGAACATAATGTCATCAGCCGGTTTGAAATCGAGCTGAGCGCCTGCGGTGTAGTTACCGTTAAAAAGACCATTCTTTTCTTCGGGATTGTTCACATCGCCATCGTCTGCCAGGTAAGCTGCGGAGAAAGTAAATCTCTCGCCGAGGTCAAAGTTGAAACCAGCACCAGCGCCATCGGGGCCACGGTAGATGGGGTTAAAGCGACCAAAGCGAGACAGAGCGCCACTACCGCTGCTTTCAAAATAAGGACTGGTGGCATCGAAAATATCGTCAATTCCCATGCCTACGGCACCAACATAAGCTGTGACGTTATCACCAACGGGGAATCGGTAGAATAATTTGCCGATCTCGACGTCATTACCATTATCGGTGTCAAAGCCAAGGCGAGCAGAATCTACACCGGTGGCATCATCAAAGGCAGTGATGTTACCAGCTTCTAGACGAGTCCGCAGGCGGTCTTTGCCAGTAAAGCTAGTGTCAAGGTTTAGACGAACGCGGTTGCTGAAGGTGATTTCATCGTCGATGTCATCATTATCGGCAAGTCCAGTAAAGAAATCTTGTAAGTCTCCGTCGTCTCCAAGACCAAAAGAAAACCCTAGAGCGTCTTCATCGATGCCAAGACCTACGAAAAATTCTTTGAGAAGCTCTCTCTCTTCAGAAGAAATATCTTGGTAATCAACTACGTCAAATAACTCTTCAAAGGTAACAGTCTCAGGATCGAAGTCTCCACCAGGAAATTCAATAGAATCAAGTGCTAGAGGCGAAGCTTTCTCTTCACCAAAAGCACCGCCGAGGTTGAAGATTACTTCTCCACCGAGTTTGGTGGTAGTGGAGAATTGGTTGTCTTCGAGGAATTCAACGCGGCCTTCGAGGTCATCAACGCGAGCACCGAGGGTGGCGAGTTCTGCTTCGAATTCGTTCACGAGACGACGGAGTGCAGCGAGATCTTCGGGGGTTACTTCAGAAGTACCACTTTGAATCATCCGCTCGATCTGCTGTAAACAAGCGTTTAGACCAGCAGCAAATTCATAACGGCTGAGGGGACGGCTACCACGGAAAGTGCCATCGGGATAACCAA
It encodes the following:
- a CDS encoding iron uptake porin, producing MSKTVRTFLSGASVALGATVAFSGTAQANTELLDQINSYSQDDIAQVNSVFQLSDVSPSDWAFDALRNLVENYNCIVGYPDGTFRGSRPLSRYEFAAGLNACLQQIERMIQSGTSEVTPEDLAALRRLVNEFEAELATLGARVDDLEGRVEFLEDNQFSTTTKLGGEVIFNLGGAFGEEKASPLALDSIEFPGGDFDPETVTFEELFDVVDYQDISSEERELLKEFFVGLGIDEDALGFSFGLGDDGDLQDFFTGLADNDDIDDEITFSNRVRLNLDTSFTGKDRLRTRLEAGNITAFDDATGVDSARLGFDTDNGNDVEIGKLFYRFPVGDNVTAYVGAVGMGIDDIFDATSPYFESSGSGALSRFGRFNPIYRGPDGAGAGFNFDLGERFTFSAAYLADDGDVNNPEEKNGLFNGNYTAGAQLDFKPADDIMFSAFYANRYQKAGDVNLSGSTGSVIANDPTFNSLAVSSNNFGLQGSWLIGDKFNLGGWVGYTTADIEDPNVTGNFDVWNWAVNAALLDVGGEGNVLGLIFGQTPKLTSGNIDFGQIEVNYNDDSDSSYLAELQYRYKLNDNITITPGAYVVFNPNQNDDNDTVVVGSVRTTFSF